The proteins below come from a single Indicator indicator isolate 239-I01 chromosome 12, UM_Iind_1.1, whole genome shotgun sequence genomic window:
- the CTHRC1 gene encoding collagen triple helix repeat-containing protein 1, which translates to MLRAPAAAVAPLLLLLALLLAAPLAGRSDSPKGKQKALRQREVLDMYNGVCLQGPSGVPGRDGNPGANGIPGTPGIPGRDGLKGEKGECMRESIEEAWTPNFKQCSWSALNYGIDLGKIAECTFTKMRSSSALRVLFSGSLRLKCRSACCQRWYFTFNGAECAGPLPIEAIIYLDQGSPELNSTINIHRTSSVEGLCEGISAGLVDIAIWVGTCSDYPRGDASTGWNSVSRIIIEELPK; encoded by the exons ATGCTCCGCGCCCCGGCCGCCGCCGTGGCCccgttgctgctgctgctggcgcTGCTGCTGGCGGCCCCGCTGGCCGGCCGCTCGGACAGCCCCAAGGGGAAGCAGAAGGCGCTTCGGCAGCGGGAGGTGCTGGACATG TACAATGGCGTGTGCTTGCAAGGCCCCAGTGGTGTTCCTGGACGGGATGGAAACCCAGGAGCCAACGGGATCCCTGGGACGCCTGGGATCCCAGGACGGGACGGgctgaagggagagaagggcGAGTGCATGCGCGAGAGCATCGAGGAGGCCTGGACACCCAACTTCAAGCAGTGTTCATGGAGTGCACTTAACTATGGCATTGATCTTGGGAAAATAGCG GAATGCACCTTCACCAAGATGCGCTCCAGCAGCGCTCTCCGTGTTCTCTTCAGCGGATCGCTGCGGCTCAAGTGCAGGAGTGCCTGCTGCCAGCGCTGGTACTTCACTTTCAATGGAGCAGAGTGTGCTGGGCCACTGCCCATTGAAGCCATCATCTATTTAGATCAAGGAAGCCCAGAGCTGAATTCTACTATCAACATACACCGAACGTCTTCAG TGGAAGGTCTGTGTGAAGGCATCAGTGCTGGCTTGGTGGACATTGCCATCTGGGTTGGGACTTGCTCTGATTATCCAAGGGGAGATGCTTCTACTGGATGGAATTCAGTCTCCCGAATCATCATTGAAGAATTGCCAAAATAA